From Hippoglossus stenolepis isolate QCI-W04-F060 chromosome 6, HSTE1.2, whole genome shotgun sequence, a single genomic window includes:
- the LOC118110794 gene encoding uncharacterized protein LOC118110794 has protein sequence METRCLTQGQMLEAELDLMEFTDGQYSHLQRVIPANMEAGTGPDVSLMSRCWPDVRDHPAAVMVTDVTGPTVTSPLATTQAIDLSVAPEDHSLVKPGEKTPSSFVEVPGFVLAGLRGEKSPTKVPVNSRASSQVTGQRFSARVCLEKRFNTMSVDFQRQRDVQSAAVCHFVKIFQQPGNAQNTLCPHMQTWMKTEGASLLGVSSPANAGGVFNPVSTMCAQVVDNFPHMDELNKHQDDVVTPAVSRKWGHSTRQRARPGMSLIQSRERHNSIERERRKMIRLYCDELNMLVPFCQSGTDRVTTLQWTTAFLVYINKMYGDTFKKEFQNHSMTRKNCV, from the exons ATGGAGACAAGGTGTTTGACACAGGGTCAGATGTTGGAAGCGGAGCTCGATCTGATGGAGTTCACCGATGGTCAGTACTCACACCTCCAGCGCGTCATCCCGGCCAACATGGAGGCAGGGACTGGGCCTGATGTGAGCCTGATGAGCAGATGTTGGCCTGATGTGAGGGATCATCCTGCTGCAGTGATGGTTACAGATGTCACTGGACCCACAGTGACTTCTCCCCTCGCAACCACCCAAGCCATTGACCTGTCGGTGGCCCCTGAAGATCACAGTCTGGTGAAACCAGGGGAGAAGACCCCATCCTCTTTTGTGGAGGTCCCGGGGTTTGTGTTGGCCGGACTCAGAGGGGAAAAGAGTCCGACTAAAGTGCCCGTCAACAGCCGCGCGTCCTCacaggtcacaggtcagagATTTTCCGCAAGAGTTTGCTTGGAGAAGAGGTTCAACACAATGTCTGTTGACTtccagagacagagggatgTTCAGTCAGCAGCTGTCTGCCA TTTTGTAAAGATATTCCAGCAGCCTGGAAATGCTCAAAACACACTGTGCCCACACATGCAGACGTGGATGAAGACTGAAGGAGCGAGTCTCTTAGGGGTTTCCAGCCCAGCCAACGCAGGGGGTGTATTTAACCCTGTCTCTACCATGTGTGCTCAG gtGGTTGATAATTTTCCTCACATGGATGAACTGAACAAGCACCAAG atgATGTGGTGACACCTGCTGTCTCCAGGAAGTGGGGTCACAGCACCAGACAAAGAGCCCGACCCGGTATGTCACTGATCCAGAGCAGGGAGAGACACAACAGTATCGAGAGGGAACGCAG AAAGATGATTCGTCTATACTGCGACGAGTTGAACATGCTGGTGCCGTTCTGCCAGTCAGGGACGGATAGAGTCACCACCCTCCAGTGGACCACCGCCTTCCTCGTGTACATCAACAAGATGTATGGAGACACCTTCAAAAAG GAGTTTCAGAATCATTCAATGACGCGAAAGAACTGTGTCTGA